A section of the Deltaproteobacteria bacterium genome encodes:
- a CDS encoding polyprenyl synthetase family protein, with amino-acid sequence MTSDLVPRLLEDYGNRTRVALCEYLRPRAPQRHLYNLVADYPRRGGRMLRPSLCLATARAFGASADEALTSAVALELLHNAFLVHDDVEDESDERRGRPTLHAIHGVPVAINVGDALVVLGIRALTDNRRTLGTRLALCVLEEAAHMACESVEGQALELGWRRDNALYLTDADYLEMVLKKTCWYTTIFPSRVGALIGTREPQSLDRFVRFGFFLGAAFQIQDDVLNLQGDEARYGKESSGDLWEGKRTLMLIALLRAARDDERTRLSAFLSLPRPERRAADVRWVRERMAAYGCVDYARQVAHALAGAARHECTALYAGLPRTRDREFIEALPGWVLARN; translated from the coding sequence ATGACGAGCGATCTCGTCCCACGCCTCCTTGAGGACTACGGCAATCGCACGCGCGTGGCGCTGTGCGAGTATCTCCGGCCCCGCGCGCCGCAGCGTCACCTGTACAACCTGGTGGCCGATTACCCACGGCGGGGGGGGCGCATGCTCCGCCCGAGCCTCTGCCTGGCCACCGCACGGGCGTTCGGCGCCAGCGCGGACGAGGCTCTCACGTCGGCCGTGGCGCTCGAGTTGCTGCACAACGCATTCCTGGTGCACGACGACGTCGAGGACGAGAGCGACGAACGGCGCGGGCGTCCCACGCTGCACGCGATCCACGGCGTCCCGGTGGCGATCAACGTCGGTGATGCCCTCGTGGTCCTCGGGATCCGAGCGCTGACCGACAACCGGCGGACCCTCGGAACGCGGCTCGCGCTGTGCGTCCTCGAGGAGGCAGCGCATATGGCGTGCGAGTCGGTCGAAGGACAGGCGCTGGAGCTGGGCTGGCGGCGCGACAACGCGCTGTATCTGACGGATGCCGACTACCTGGAGATGGTGCTCAAGAAGACCTGCTGGTACACGACCATCTTTCCGAGCCGCGTCGGCGCGCTCATCGGCACCCGCGAGCCGCAGTCGCTCGATCGGTTCGTCCGGTTCGGGTTCTTCCTCGGGGCGGCGTTCCAGATCCAGGACGACGTCCTCAACCTCCAGGGCGACGAGGCTCGGTACGGCAAGGAGTCGAGTGGCGATCTGTGGGAGGGCAAGCGCACGCTCATGCTGATCGCCCTGCTGCGCGCCGCGCGCGACGACGAGCGCACGCGGCTCTCGGCGTTCCTCAGCCTCCCCCGCCCCGAGCGCCGAGCGGCCGACGTCCGGTGGGTCCGCGAGCGCATGGCGGCGTACGGCTGCGTCGACTACGCGCGGCAGGTCGCCCACGCGCTGGCGGGCGCTGCACGACACGAGTGCACGGCACTCTACGCGGGTCTCCCGCGGACGCGAGATCGCGAGTTCATCGAGGCGCTGCCGGGTTGGGTCCTGGCCCGGAACTGA